The following coding sequences are from one Verrucomicrobiota bacterium window:
- a CDS encoding nitrate reductase produces the protein MIQMISQMLKKHSLIREWNGPLTKELVQTPGRFGLGKVPEKVAPDATTTAICGFCATGCGLKLHLKDGEAINLSADTDYPVNLGMACPKGWEALSVLESSDRATMPLLRGDDGVVKEVDWEKAMLEFCRRFKQIQEKHGKASVAFLSTGQIPMEEMAMLGSLAKFGMGVTHGDGNTRQCMATSVVAYKQSFGFDSPPYTYGDFEESDVLVFVGSNLCIAHPIMWQRVLRNPHHPEIIVIDPRKTETAAAATQHLAIRPKSDLTLLYGLANKLIKEGWIDRKFIEAHTRDFSEFEEFVKEFDEEKVFEASGITSKEFNQLAEKIHKGKRVSFWWTMGVNQSHEGTRIAQSIINLALMTGNIGRPGTGANSITGQCNAMGSRLFSNTTNLLGGHSFQNDADRKKVAEIFGMDEELIPRENSWAYDQIIRGIDNGEIKGLWVIATNTAHSWINQNGFKKVREKLDFLVVQDIYHSTETAQVADLLLPAAGWGEKEGTFINSERRMGVIKKVKRAPGKALADFYIFKLIANYWGCADLFRSWHSTEDVFQTLKELSKGQPCDFTGVEDYQMIDQLGGVQWPWPEGANQKYKKERRLFEDGQFYHPDGKARFIFEKPRKVAEPTCSSYPFILLTGRGTSSQWHTQTRTGKSDVLKKLYPKSLYIEMHPEDMGEYGLYPQDQATIESRRGKIKATVVSAPTVQRGQIFMPMHYAKTNQLTYPDFDPYSREPSYKFCAVRIKK, from the coding sequence ATGATCCAAATGATTAGCCAAATGTTAAAAAAGCATTCTCTTATCCGAGAATGGAATGGACCTCTTACTAAGGAGCTTGTACAAACGCCCGGTAGGTTTGGATTAGGAAAAGTTCCCGAGAAAGTAGCACCCGATGCAACAACCACTGCGATTTGTGGGTTTTGTGCAACAGGTTGTGGTTTGAAGCTGCATCTAAAAGACGGGGAAGCCATTAACCTTTCGGCGGATACGGATTATCCAGTCAATCTGGGGATGGCCTGCCCGAAAGGTTGGGAAGCTTTATCAGTTTTAGAATCGAGTGATCGAGCTACTATGCCCCTGCTTCGAGGAGATGATGGCGTTGTCAAAGAGGTGGATTGGGAGAAGGCGATGCTAGAGTTCTGTCGCAGGTTTAAACAGATTCAGGAAAAACACGGGAAAGCTTCTGTAGCTTTTTTAAGTACTGGGCAAATTCCCATGGAAGAAATGGCTATGCTGGGATCATTAGCTAAATTTGGGATGGGTGTAACCCACGGAGATGGTAATACACGCCAATGCATGGCTACCTCGGTTGTCGCTTATAAACAGTCATTTGGTTTTGATTCTCCACCTTATACTTATGGGGACTTTGAAGAGTCTGATGTCCTGGTGTTTGTAGGTTCAAATTTGTGTATTGCTCATCCAATTATGTGGCAAAGGGTTTTAAGAAATCCTCATCACCCTGAGATTATTGTCATTGATCCAAGAAAAACGGAAACAGCAGCAGCTGCTACGCAACACTTGGCTATTCGCCCTAAATCTGATTTGACTTTGCTATACGGGTTAGCAAACAAACTCATTAAAGAGGGCTGGATCGATAGGAAATTTATCGAAGCGCATACCCGTGATTTCTCTGAATTCGAAGAATTTGTTAAGGAATTTGATGAAGAGAAAGTCTTTGAAGCTAGTGGTATAACTTCCAAAGAATTCAATCAGTTAGCAGAAAAAATCCATAAAGGTAAGCGTGTTTCATTCTGGTGGACGATGGGTGTGAATCAAAGCCATGAAGGAACCCGCATCGCTCAATCCATTATTAATCTAGCATTGATGACAGGTAATATTGGGAGGCCTGGGACAGGAGCTAATTCAATCACGGGTCAGTGCAATGCCATGGGTTCTAGGCTTTTTAGTAATACCACTAACTTGTTGGGAGGGCATAGCTTTCAGAATGATGCAGATCGGAAAAAAGTTGCGGAGATCTTTGGTATGGATGAAGAGCTTATTCCTCGAGAGAATAGTTGGGCGTATGATCAAATTATTAGAGGAATAGATAATGGTGAAATCAAAGGGCTTTGGGTGATTGCCACCAATACGGCACATTCTTGGATTAATCAAAACGGATTCAAGAAAGTTCGAGAAAAGTTAGACTTTTTAGTTGTGCAAGACATCTATCATTCCACTGAAACAGCTCAAGTAGCTGATTTACTTTTACCGGCTGCTGGCTGGGGTGAAAAAGAGGGAACCTTTATTAATTCAGAGAGAAGAATGGGTGTGATTAAAAAGGTGAAAAGGGCTCCCGGCAAAGCACTCGCAGATTTTTATATTTTTAAGCTTATTGCAAATTATTGGGGTTGTGCAGATCTCTTTCGTTCTTGGCATTCAACAGAGGATGTTTTTCAAACATTAAAAGAGCTAAGTAAAGGTCAGCCCTGTGACTTTACGGGTGTCGAGGATTACCAAATGATTGACCAACTGGGTGGTGTCCAGTGGCCCTGGCCAGAAGGTGCCAACCAGAAATATAAAAAAGAGCGTAGGCTATTCGAGGATGGTCAATTTTATCACCCTGATGGTAAAGCGCGTTTTATTTTTGAAAAGCCAAGAAAGGTAGCAGAGCCAACATGCTCATCTTACCCTTTTATTTTATTGACTGGACGAGGGACCTCATCTCAATGGCATACACAGACTCGGACTGGAAAATCAGATGTCTTAAAAAAGTTATACCCCAAAAGTTTATATATAGAAATGCACCCTGAGGACATGGGTGAATATGGCCTTTATCCACAAGATCAAGCTACTATTGAATCACGACGCGGAAAGATAAAAGCGACGGTTGTGTCAGCGCCTACTGTGCAGAGAGGACAGATATTTATGCCTATGCATTATGCGAAGACAAATCAGCTAACGTATCCTGATTTTGATCCGTACTCAAGGGAGCCCTCTTACAAGTTTTGTGCAGTCAGGATTAAGAAGTAG
- the moaA gene encoding GTP 3',8-cyclase MoaA translates to MTTLMDPSGRKVDYLRVSVTDRCNERCLYCMPKDFHDWLPREDILSYEELLEIVHITSSLGISRYRITGGEPLIRRGIEDFIKEMIQIPGVEHVALTTNGTRLAHLAESLYEGGLRKLNVSLDAIEPKIYNSLTGGRLDEVIDGLEYAQTLGFSIKLNTVLMRGKNEDQIMPLLDFAQEHGYILRFIELMPVSMTEMLDDSNFFPINEAKKMIERQESLDVLEHQPSFGFGPARYYSLPKRGIRVGFIGAMSDFHFCDRCNKMRLTCEGTLRPCLGNHMASDLKPSLRPKLDRQKLTQIFQETLAMKPDEHVFRDNYQPDRIMTSIGG, encoded by the coding sequence ATGACTACACTGATGGATCCTTCTGGGCGCAAAGTCGATTATCTCAGAGTCTCAGTAACGGACCGCTGTAATGAGCGCTGCTTGTATTGTATGCCCAAGGACTTCCATGATTGGCTGCCGCGCGAAGATATTTTATCATATGAGGAATTATTAGAAATCGTCCACATCACTTCCTCCCTAGGTATTTCTCGGTACCGAATTACGGGAGGTGAACCACTAATTCGAAGAGGAATTGAAGATTTTATTAAAGAAATGATTCAAATACCTGGAGTAGAGCATGTGGCGTTGACGACTAATGGTACTCGATTGGCGCATCTTGCGGAATCTCTTTATGAAGGTGGGCTTAGAAAACTCAATGTGAGCTTAGATGCGATTGAGCCTAAGATTTATAATAGTCTTACCGGAGGTAGGCTAGACGAAGTGATTGATGGATTGGAGTATGCTCAAACACTAGGATTTAGTATTAAGCTTAACACTGTGTTAATGAGAGGTAAGAATGAAGATCAAATTATGCCACTGCTTGATTTTGCACAAGAACATGGATATATCCTTCGTTTCATTGAATTGATGCCTGTCAGTATGACTGAAATGTTAGATGACTCTAACTTTTTTCCCATTAACGAGGCGAAAAAAATGATTGAGCGTCAAGAGTCATTGGACGTGCTTGAACATCAGCCATCTTTTGGTTTTGGTCCTGCGCGTTATTACAGTCTTCCTAAAAGAGGTATAAGAGTCGGATTTATTGGTGCTATGAGTGATTTTCATTTCTGTGACAGATGTAATAAGATGCGTCTCACTTGCGAAGGAACATTACGCCCTTGTCTGGGTAATCATATGGCATCAGACCTTAAGCCTTCGTTGAGGCCTAAATTAGATAGGCAAAAGCTTACGCAGATTTTTCAAGAAACGCTAGCCATGAAACCAGATGAGCATGTCTTCCGTGATAATTATCAGCCTGATCGCATAATGACGTCCATCGGAGGTTAA